A portion of the Blautia hansenii DSM 20583 genome contains these proteins:
- a CDS encoding ABC transporter permease, with translation MVRIVKTEFYKLKRYHILWAGVALMLLSVLLTLFTSMANDGSVWDFAYLTEQVIKNNMSMIFPMCISLIAGYMISREQTDDTLKNILTVPISFKKLLTGKLIVCGVLSIIFGLICSLFTIIAEMIVGFPGFEISLALKAALQITAVNFFLYLAVLPIIALTCRRAGSFLVGVIIAFVYGYGGMFAAGNMTLANLYPITASLGMVGYRSYDTAVNWNIGTCSCSLALAVVISAILILCIKEREATQTKKKAKKVAPKKGW, from the coding sequence ATGGTTCGCATTGTAAAAACAGAATTTTATAAATTGAAAAGGTATCATATCCTTTGGGCTGGCGTTGCACTCATGCTCCTATCCGTCCTGCTGACCTTGTTTACCTCTATGGCGAATGATGGTTCCGTTTGGGATTTCGCCTATCTTACAGAACAGGTCATCAAAAACAATATGTCCATGATTTTTCCGATGTGTATCAGCCTAATTGCTGGATATATGATTTCTCGCGAGCAGACGGATGATACATTGAAAAATATTCTGACTGTGCCGATCTCTTTTAAGAAACTGCTGACCGGAAAATTGATTGTGTGCGGCGTATTGTCTATTATTTTCGGGCTGATATGCAGTCTGTTTACAATCATAGCAGAAATGATTGTGGGATTTCCCGGCTTTGAGATTTCCTTAGCTCTAAAAGCAGCCTTGCAGATTACTGCGGTTAATTTCTTTTTATATCTTGCGGTTCTGCCGATTATCGCTCTTACTTGTCGGAGGGCAGGCAGCTTTTTAGTCGGTGTAATCATTGCTTTTGTCTATGGATATGGAGGGATGTTTGCCGCAGGAAATATGACATTAGCAAACCTTTATCCGATTACCGCAAGTCTCGGAATGGTAGGCTACCGTAGCTATGATACCGCAGTCAACTGGAATATCGGAACCTGTTCTTGCAGTCTTGCACTTGCTGTCGTTATTTCTGCCATCTTGATTTTGTGCATAAAAGAACGAGAAGCAACCCAAACAAAGAAAAAGGCCAAAAAGGTAGCTCCAAAGAAAGGCTGGTGA
- a CDS encoding ABC transporter permease — MLKLIKCEFLKLKRKKFIPLIILAAFLFPIPLTYLMTTPSMMERYTDRADAFDGLFNMVLGYGIQFLLPCIIGVIAAILFFMERDNDTFKNLRTIPVTSTQMVLAKIIVLFLLGIVFCVASTIATILCGFGTLEVYGIGYKLFLAVETGIFITAGTLPLIVLVVFFSKTYVFSILLCVFYSVLNMSATALFDTLPKTMLWLLPTPLTTFWSAGDMAAHGIKMDLEQMTGLIPSTFQVVFILGIMALVSFLLIDRLYKQRGE; from the coding sequence TTGCTTAAACTAATCAAATGCGAATTTTTGAAATTGAAACGGAAGAAATTTATTCCGCTGATTATTCTGGCTGCTTTCCTGTTTCCAATCCCGCTGACTTATCTGATGACAACGCCCTCTATGATGGAGCGATATACAGATCGGGCAGATGCTTTTGACGGACTATTTAACATGGTGTTGGGATATGGTATCCAGTTTTTACTGCCCTGCATTATTGGAGTGATTGCCGCTATCCTGTTCTTTATGGAACGCGACAACGATACATTCAAAAATCTGCGTACAATTCCCGTAACCAGCACGCAAATGGTGCTTGCAAAGATTATTGTCCTCTTTCTTTTGGGAATTGTTTTTTGTGTGGCTTCTACCATTGCAACAATTCTTTGCGGATTTGGAACATTAGAAGTTTATGGAATAGGCTATAAATTGTTTTTAGCGGTTGAAACAGGAATTTTCATTACGGCAGGAACACTCCCGTTGATTGTTCTTGTTGTCTTTTTCAGTAAGACCTATGTTTTTTCCATTTTGCTGTGCGTCTTTTACAGCGTTCTGAACATGAGTGCTACGGCATTGTTTGACACGCTGCCTAAAACCATGTTATGGCTTCTGCCCACGCCACTGACTACATTTTGGAGTGCAGGAGATATGGCGGCTCATGGAATAAAAATGGATTTGGAGCAAATGACAGGGCTAATTCCTTCAACATTTCAAGTTGTATTCATTCTTGGGATCATGGCATTGGTTTCGTTCTTACTAATTGACAGATTATATAAGCAGAGGGGGGAATAA
- a CDS encoding ABC transporter ATP-binding protein translates to MDTNYIIETKNLTKQYGSQKSVADLNIHVKRGRIYGLLGRNGAGKTTTMKMLLGLTKPTSGEVKIWGKSLQGNEKKLLPRIGSLIESPGFYPNLTATENLRIFATLRGVPNSHAIKDALDLVGLPYKDKKLFSQYSLGMKQRLAIALAVMHDPELLILDEPINGLDPIGIAEVRSFIRELCDARGKTILISSHILSEISLLADDIGIIDHGALLEEESLAELEQKSSKHIRFTLSDTAQAARILERNFHENHFSIQDDHNLRLHNLDLPVGKIVTAFVENGLEVSEAHTCEESLEDYFKRVTGGEGIA, encoded by the coding sequence ATGGATACAAATTATATCATTGAAACAAAAAATCTGACGAAGCAATACGGCTCACAAAAGAGTGTGGCTGACTTAAATATCCATGTGAAGCGTGGGAGAATTTACGGTCTGCTGGGCAGAAACGGAGCCGGAAAAACCACTACCATGAAAATGCTGTTGGGCTTAACGAAGCCGACTTCCGGGGAGGTCAAAATCTGGGGAAAGTCTTTGCAAGGGAATGAAAAGAAGTTGCTCCCCCGCATTGGCAGTCTAATTGAGTCCCCCGGCTTTTATCCGAATTTGACCGCAACGGAAAATCTGCGTATTTTTGCTACTCTGCGGGGAGTGCCGAACAGCCATGCAATCAAGGACGCTCTGGATTTGGTCGGGCTTCCTTACAAGGATAAAAAGCTGTTTTCGCAATACTCTCTTGGTATGAAGCAGCGGTTGGCGATTGCCCTTGCAGTCATGCACGACCCGGAACTTTTAATTTTAGACGAGCCTATCAATGGACTTGACCCTATCGGTATCGCAGAAGTACGTTCCTTTATTCGTGAGCTTTGTGACGCGCGAGGAAAAACCATTTTGATTTCCAGTCACATTCTTTCGGAGATTTCCTTGCTGGCTGACGATATTGGAATTATCGACCACGGCGCATTGCTGGAAGAAGAAAGCCTTGCTGAACTGGAGCAAAAAAGCAGTAAGCATATCCGGTTTACGCTCTCTGATACTGCACAGGCAGCAAGAATTTTGGAACGCAATTTCCATGAAAACCATTTTTCCATACAGGACGACCACAATCTGCGCCTGCACAACCTTGATCTGCCTGTGGGTAAAATTGTAACTGCCTTTGTAGAAAACGGATTGGAGGTATCAGAAGCACATACCTGTGAAGAAAGTCTTGAAGATTACTTCAAGCGTGTGACAGGGGGCGAAGGAATTGCTTAA
- a CDS encoding sensor histidine kinase, with protein sequence MEIIVFLSIVIAVGAVLTSIVLVRRVKKQIAEMTDVLVDVKNGNGNRRILSATNELTAPLAYEINEIVVAYESRLSTVRQTEETNRQLMTSLSHDVRTPLTTLIGYLDAAHKGLVTGKDRDDYIETARRKAHDLKEYIDVLFDWFKLNSNEFALEIQSVEAAELTRNILIDWIPIFEDKQVDYDIDIPEQPVRVRLDMDSYMRIINNLIQNVIAHSHADKIKIALSKKESNMELLLADNGVGIEKEDLKHIFERLYKCDKGRSEKGSGLGLSIVHQLVEKMGGSITVESFPGKGTEFVLRFPLEI encoded by the coding sequence ATGGAAATCATTGTATTCTTGTCCATTGTGATTGCTGTTGGGGCTGTATTGACTTCCATCGTTCTCGTTCGGCGTGTAAAAAAACAAATAGCAGAAATGACCGATGTGCTGGTTGATGTGAAAAACGGAAATGGCAACCGGCGTATTCTATCTGCAACAAATGAACTGACAGCACCTCTTGCCTATGAAATCAACGAGATCGTTGTGGCCTATGAAAGCAGACTTTCAACTGTACGGCAGACAGAAGAAACCAACCGCCAGCTTATGACGAGCCTTTCACATGACGTGCGAACGCCCCTTACTACTCTGATTGGGTATCTTGACGCTGCACACAAAGGACTGGTCACAGGAAAAGACCGGGATGATTATATTGAAACCGCCCGCCGGAAAGCCCATGATCTGAAAGAATATATTGATGTACTCTTTGACTGGTTCAAGTTAAATTCAAACGAGTTTGCTTTGGAGATCCAGAGCGTTGAGGCCGCAGAGCTGACAAGAAATATCCTCATTGACTGGATACCGATTTTTGAGGATAAACAGGTTGATTATGACATTGATATTCCTGAACAGCCTGTCCGGGTAAGATTGGATATGGATAGCTATATGAGGATCATCAATAACCTTATTCAAAATGTAATCGCTCACAGCCATGCAGACAAAATCAAAATTGCCCTGTCAAAGAAGGAAAGTAACATGGAGCTGCTGCTGGCGGATAATGGAGTGGGAATTGAGAAAGAAGATTTGAAACACATATTTGAACGGCTTTATAAGTGTGATAAAGGACGCTCTGAAAAAGGCAGCGGACTTGGTCTTTCTATTGTCCATCAGCTTGTAGAAAAGATGGGTGGAAGCATAACAGTTGAAAGTTTTCCGGGAAAGGGAACTGAATTTGTGTTGCGTTTTCCTTTGGAGATTTAA
- a CDS encoding response regulator transcription factor: protein MNKILIIDDDRELCALIKRSVQAENIEADFCNTGKDGLQKLKEQEYQLVVLDVMMPGMDGFETLEEIRKENSLPILMFTSKNDSISKVRGLRAGADDYLTKPFDMDELIARIASLIRRYTRFNQQAGAIQKLNFDGLQIDLENRSVTTENGTFELPPKEFDLLLYCAKHQGKILTKQQIYEEVWGEEYFYDDSNIMAIISRLRKKLEVNPSSPKYIQTVKGIGYRFNKEV, encoded by the coding sequence ATGAATAAAATCCTGATTATAGATGATGACAGAGAACTGTGTGCTTTGATTAAACGCAGCGTACAAGCAGAAAACATAGAAGCTGATTTTTGTAATACCGGAAAAGATGGTTTACAGAAATTAAAAGAGCAGGAATACCAGCTTGTAGTGCTGGATGTGATGATGCCTGGTATGGATGGCTTTGAAACGCTGGAAGAAATCCGCAAAGAGAACAGTCTGCCGATTTTGATGTTCACATCTAAAAATGACAGCATTTCTAAAGTACGGGGCTTACGGGCCGGAGCGGACGATTATCTTACAAAACCGTTTGATATGGATGAACTGATTGCCCGTATTGCGTCTCTTATTCGCCGCTACACTCGCTTTAATCAGCAAGCTGGAGCCATACAAAAGCTAAATTTTGACGGATTGCAGATTGACCTTGAAAATCGTTCTGTTACGACGGAAAATGGCACTTTTGAACTTCCACCAAAGGAATTTGATCTGCTCCTGTACTGTGCAAAGCATCAAGGGAAAATTTTGACAAAACAGCAGATTTATGAGGAAGTTTGGGGCGAAGAATATTTCTATGATGACAGTAACATTATGGCGATTATCAGTCGGCTTCGTAAAAAATTAGAAGTCAATCCTTCAAGCCCAAAGTATATACAAACGGTCAAAGGGATTGGCTACCGGTTTAATAAGGAGGTGTAG
- a CDS encoding helix-turn-helix domain-containing protein, which translates to MDYMTLKEAAEKWGVTPRRVNYYCAAGRIPGAVKMATIWLIPKNTEKPIDGRTKQGKELRHE; encoded by the coding sequence ATGGATTATATGACACTAAAAGAGGCCGCCGAAAAATGGGGCGTGACACCTCGTAGAGTAAATTACTATTGTGCTGCCGGGCGTATTCCCGGTGCTGTAAAGATGGCAACTATCTGGCTAATTCCAAAGAACACAGAAAAGCCGATTGACGGAAGGACAAAACAAGGGAAGGAGTTGCGCCATGAATAA
- a CDS encoding helix-turn-helix domain-containing protein, translating into MKIERDERRFDFHDIGLAIKRAREASGMTQEQLAYIVDRAPRTIMYNENDGQHPSLNTFYQMVTMFDISVDQYFYPSQNSGSECRKRIDAMLNALDERELKIVEATIQAMKASKETEET; encoded by the coding sequence ATGAAGATAGAACGAGATGAAAGACGCTTTGATTTTCACGATATAGGGCTCGCCATCAAGCGGGCAAGAGAAGCCAGCGGCATGACGCAGGAGCAACTGGCCTATATTGTTGACCGCGCTCCGCGTACCATTATGTATAACGAAAATGACGGCCAGCATCCAAGCCTCAACACCTTTTATCAGATGGTCACAATGTTTGATATATCGGTGGATCAATACTTTTACCCGTCCCAGAATAGCGGGAGCGAGTGCAGAAAGCGGATTGATGCCATGTTGAACGCCTTGGACGAAAGAGAATTGAAAATCGTTGAAGCTACAATCCAAGCGATGAAAGCATCGAAAGAAACGGAGGAAACGTAA
- a CDS encoding relaxase/mobilization nuclease domain-containing protein, with protein MEDRFTYGLNPEKLGAVSSYLCDPNTAPAEFLLVKSQYLAETGRAVSRGALFFQIRQAFLPGEVTAEEANRIGYETAMRWTKGKHQFFVCTHTDKAHIHNHIYFNATAFDRSRKFHNFIGSSFALRRLSDRVCIEHELSVIQNPRQHSKGRFLHYGQWIREKPPSAKQRVRLAILAALEKKPTDFADFLRLMDESGFAVKQGRGGVISFLAPGQEKPTRLRASTLGAGFDPEDIKEVIAGERPLPELPEEPTVPPRRVNLIIDIQERMAQGKGPAYERWAKVYNLKQMAAALQYLQEHHLTDYAALTARTEAAVDHFHKLSDKLRTTEEAFSKTSELMAATVDYAKTRPVFDGYKAARYSKKYLAQHEAELATYRAAKDTMNTILNGAKLPKIEALKKSRRELAGQKKELYAEYREAQRQMREAVAIKANIDHLLGITDERENKAQER; from the coding sequence ATGGAGGATCGTTTCACCTATGGCCTGAACCCGGAAAAGCTGGGAGCCGTATCTTCCTATCTCTGCGATCCGAACACGGCTCCCGCCGAGTTTCTTCTGGTAAAAAGTCAATACCTTGCAGAGACAGGCCGGGCCGTATCTCGCGGGGCACTGTTCTTTCAGATCCGGCAGGCGTTTCTGCCCGGGGAGGTTACGGCGGAAGAAGCAAACCGTATCGGTTATGAAACGGCGATGCGCTGGACAAAGGGAAAGCATCAATTCTTTGTCTGTACGCATACTGATAAGGCCCATATCCACAATCACATTTATTTCAATGCGACGGCCTTTGATCGCTCCCGGAAATTTCATAATTTCATTGGTTCGTCCTTTGCCCTGCGGCGGCTTTCTGACCGCGTGTGCATCGAACATGAATTGTCTGTCATTCAAAATCCGCGCCAGCACAGCAAGGGCCGTTTTCTCCACTATGGCCAGTGGATCAGGGAAAAGCCGCCCTCTGCCAAGCAGAGGGTACGGCTGGCTATTCTTGCCGCTTTGGAGAAAAAGCCCACAGACTTTGCCGACTTTCTTCGGCTCATGGATGAGTCTGGCTTTGCGGTGAAACAGGGGCGCGGCGGTGTCATCTCATTTCTCGCGCCCGGACAGGAAAAACCGACCCGGCTCCGAGCTTCTACACTGGGAGCCGGATTTGACCCGGAGGACATCAAGGAGGTAATTGCCGGGGAACGTCCGCTCCCCGAGCTGCCAGAGGAGCCCACGGTTCCGCCACGGCGAGTTAATCTCATCATCGACATTCAAGAGCGTATGGCCCAGGGCAAGGGCCCGGCCTATGAACGATGGGCCAAGGTCTACAACCTAAAACAGATGGCCGCTGCACTCCAGTATTTGCAGGAGCATCATCTGACAGACTATGCGGCGCTGACGGCCCGCACCGAGGCTGCGGTGGATCACTTTCACAAGCTGTCTGACAAGCTCCGCACAACGGAGGAGGCTTTTTCCAAAACCTCGGAGCTGATGGCTGCCACGGTGGACTATGCTAAGACCCGCCCGGTGTTCGATGGGTACAAGGCTGCGCGGTACAGTAAAAAGTATCTGGCCCAGCATGAAGCAGAGCTTGCCACTTACCGGGCGGCAAAGGATACCATGAACACCATACTGAACGGCGCAAAGCTCCCTAAGATTGAAGCACTAAAAAAATCCCGCCGTGAGCTGGCAGGACAGAAAAAAGAGCTTTATGCAGAATACCGGGAGGCCCAGCGGCAAATGCGGGAGGCCGTGGCAATAAAAGCGAACATTGATCATCTGCTCGGCATAACAGACGAGCGTGAAAATAAGGCTCAGGAACGATAG
- a CDS encoding plasmid mobilization protein gives MTKKRRRPIHLHVMVSEAEQALIQERMAEAGIRNMGAYMRKMALSGYVLHVDLSPVRELVSLQRRCSNNLNQVAIQANTYGAIYPEELAALQRDYAALWGPLSDLLKQLSALVEL, from the coding sequence ATGACAAAGAAACGCCGCCGTCCGATCCATCTTCATGTGATGGTGTCGGAGGCGGAGCAGGCTCTGATTCAAGAACGTATGGCGGAGGCTGGCATCCGTAATATGGGAGCCTATATGCGGAAAATGGCCCTGAGTGGGTATGTGCTTCATGTTGACCTTTCGCCTGTTCGTGAGCTGGTTTCGCTCCAGCGGCGCTGCTCCAACAATCTGAACCAAGTGGCAATTCAAGCCAACACCTACGGCGCGATTTATCCCGAAGAACTCGCGGCCTTGCAGCGGGACTATGCCGCTTTGTGGGGGCCGCTGTCTGATCTCTTGAAACAGCTCTCCGCGCTGGTAGAGCTCTGA